From Paenibacillus sp. V4I7, one genomic window encodes:
- the typA gene encoding translational GTPase TypA has product MHARDKIRNIAIIAHVDHGKTTLVDKLLQQSGTFRENEAIQERAMDSNDLERERGITILAKNTAINYKDYLINIVDTPGHADFGGEVERIMKMVDGVLLVVDAFEGTMPQTKFVLRKALESNLSPVVVVNKIDRPNARPQEVVDEVLDLFIELGATDEQLDFHVVYASALQGTSSLDAEKQDDNMEAIYETIVSHIPAPTEDVDQPLQFLVTLMDYNEYLGRIGVGRVNRGKIRQGQTVAVMTREGGQKQARIEKLFGFTGLKRIEIEEAAAGDIIAIAGIKDINIGETVADPANPEALPVLKIDEPTLQMTFIVNNSPFAGREGKWVTSRKIRERLYKELETDVSLRVEDTDSPDAFVVSGRGELHLGILIENMRREGFELQVSKPEVIIRQIDGQKMEPIERLIIDVPEDSMGSVMESLGSRKAEMVNMINNGSGNVRLEFLIPARGLIGYRTNFLTLTRGYGIMNHAFDSYGPYQGAGVGGRHEGVLVSSESGVSTLYGILSVEDRGILFVHPQTEVYEGMVVGEHTRDNDIIVNICKEKAVNNIRSANKEETVKMKTPRMYSLEQALEYLNDDEYCEITPKSVRIRKKILNKSERERAEKHRKTAEANV; this is encoded by the coding sequence ATGCACGCAAGAGACAAGATTCGCAATATTGCAATTATCGCACACGTTGACCACGGTAAAACGACACTCGTAGATAAATTACTTCAACAATCCGGAACATTCCGCGAGAACGAGGCTATTCAAGAGAGAGCGATGGACTCCAACGATCTCGAGAGAGAACGCGGTATTACCATTCTTGCAAAAAATACAGCAATTAATTATAAAGATTACCTGATTAACATCGTGGATACACCTGGACATGCCGATTTCGGTGGTGAAGTAGAGCGTATCATGAAAATGGTAGACGGCGTTTTGCTGGTTGTTGATGCTTTCGAAGGCACCATGCCGCAAACGAAGTTCGTTCTACGTAAAGCATTAGAAAGCAACCTTTCTCCAGTTGTTGTTGTTAACAAAATTGACCGCCCGAACGCGCGTCCGCAAGAAGTTGTAGACGAAGTTCTTGACCTTTTCATTGAACTAGGCGCTACGGATGAGCAGCTTGATTTCCACGTTGTATATGCTTCCGCACTACAAGGTACATCAAGTCTTGATGCTGAGAAACAAGATGACAACATGGAAGCTATTTATGAGACGATTGTTAGTCACATTCCAGCTCCAACGGAAGATGTGGATCAACCGCTTCAGTTCCTTGTTACATTGATGGATTACAATGAGTATTTGGGTCGTATCGGCGTAGGCCGTGTGAACCGTGGTAAAATTCGTCAAGGTCAAACTGTTGCTGTTATGACGCGCGAAGGCGGTCAGAAGCAAGCTAGAATCGAGAAACTTTTCGGTTTCACAGGCTTGAAACGTATCGAGATCGAAGAAGCAGCTGCAGGGGACATTATTGCCATTGCAGGGATCAAAGATATCAATATTGGTGAAACGGTAGCAGATCCTGCGAATCCGGAAGCATTGCCAGTCTTGAAAATTGATGAGCCAACGCTGCAAATGACATTTATCGTAAATAACTCACCATTCGCAGGGCGCGAAGGGAAATGGGTAACTTCCCGTAAAATTCGCGAGCGTCTTTACAAAGAGCTTGAAACAGACGTAAGTTTGCGCGTTGAAGATACAGATAGCCCAGATGCTTTCGTCGTATCTGGCCGCGGTGAGCTTCACTTAGGTATTTTGATTGAAAACATGCGCCGTGAAGGTTTTGAATTGCAAGTTTCCAAACCAGAAGTTATCATTCGTCAAATCGACGGTCAAAAAATGGAGCCGATCGAGCGTCTAATCATCGACGTTCCAGAAGACAGCATGGGTTCCGTTATGGAGAGCTTGGGTTCCCGTAAAGCGGAGATGGTCAACATGATCAATAACGGCAGCGGTAACGTTCGTCTTGAGTTCTTAATCCCTGCACGTGGTTTGATCGGTTACAGAACGAACTTCTTAACGTTAACTCGCGGCTACGGTATTATGAACCATGCTTTTGACAGCTATGGTCCATACCAAGGAGCTGGTGTTGGCGGACGTCATGAAGGCGTACTTGTTTCCAGCGAATCTGGTGTATCTACATTATACGGAATCCTTTCCGTAGAAGATCGCGGTATCTTGTTCGTTCATCCACAAACGGAAGTTTACGAAGGCATGGTCGTTGGTGAGCATACGCGCGACAATGATATCATCGTTAACATCTGTAAGGAAAAAGCGGTAAACAACATCCGTTCCGCGAACAAAGAAGAAACTGTAAAAATGAAAACTCCTCGTATGTACTCTTTGGAGCAAGCGCTTGAGTATTTGAACGATGATGAATATTGTGAAATTACACCGAAATCCGTTCGTATTCGCAAAAAGATTTTGAACAAAAGCGAGCGCGAGCGTGCTGAGAAACACCGCAAAACGGCTGAAGCTAACGTGTAA
- a CDS encoding VWA domain-containing protein — MGIQFEFLPALLLILLLPFYVVWLWKSLHRLQGGRKKLVVSLRTSVFFLLILALAETQLYTRVNHKSIVFTIDRSDSVKEEMKEAEWIREAVKARSSEKDEAGVVSMALKASVEKSLDAREMNRFQFTAQTNTQFSDIASGLQLASGLLTNGKSGRIILMSDGEENVGDVLRQGKLLRDRGIQVDVVPLAAKERKDASIEAVRVPDKLYQAEAYTLEVVIRSTSTGVAQLRVFEDNREMTAGSVQLNKGENRFAFQSLAKEPGFHRYRAEVYLEGDEQSANNAHYVFSQVEGPPKVLIVEGKAGISKNVEGALQSALIPFETIEPELLSNDFVTYTRYESIILNNVAATQIPQLKMEMMEQAVRDYSVGLVMLGGDNSYGLGGYFKTPIERALPVYMDLRGKREIPSLGIVLVMDKSGSMSGEKMKLAQEAASRTVDLLREKDTLGVLGFDSSPHWYVEPQKLSDKSGVIQKINAIPADGGTEIYTAVVEAFAKLSKVEAQRKHIILLTDGQSSTTQSYDALTADMQKENITMSTVAIGTDADQSLLKQLADLAKGRYYAAVDQTTIPAIFSREAVLISRTYVVNQPFVPALAGGTDWHSFLGQGLPSLNGYIATTPKEAAEVVLTSPEPDPILARWQYGSGRSVAWTSDVTGAWSANWVTWPAFSQVLTGMIKWTFPQFESSPLELNGHLAGREMTLEAKSGHITLDGSLGEQGELRAIVTDESLGSQEIHFTSTAPGEYSAQLSVDKSGVYIAKTELLAAGSEEGAEKRVIGSSTSGFVIPYSPEYRITDGQGLSKLQQLAELTGGRMLSLEHPEEAFAFASAAQKRLTPISEYLLMAALALLLMDIAARRVALPPGLWARAFAWRLAAPAGQPQQAETPLARLRERKQLAEHKLQRKNERSAVGSAPSPAVAAPPRPTLEQREAAPEPVPPAPNSAPPDSMSRLLEAKRRGRK, encoded by the coding sequence GTGGGTATTCAGTTTGAATTTTTGCCCGCCTTGCTGCTGATTCTACTTCTTCCTTTTTATGTGGTCTGGCTATGGAAAAGCTTACACCGTCTACAAGGCGGGCGAAAGAAGCTTGTTGTTTCTCTGCGAACCTCTGTCTTCTTTCTTCTGATCCTCGCGCTTGCGGAAACCCAACTGTATACAAGGGTAAATCATAAAAGCATCGTATTCACGATCGATCGATCTGATAGTGTGAAAGAAGAAATGAAGGAAGCTGAGTGGATTCGCGAAGCTGTCAAAGCACGTTCTTCCGAGAAGGACGAGGCGGGAGTCGTTTCGATGGCCCTTAAAGCTTCCGTAGAGAAGTCGCTGGATGCCAGAGAGATGAACAGATTTCAGTTTACAGCCCAAACGAACACCCAATTTTCAGATATAGCCTCGGGCTTACAGCTTGCTTCTGGACTGCTTACGAACGGAAAATCCGGCCGTATTATTTTAATGTCGGATGGTGAAGAAAATGTGGGTGACGTATTGCGACAAGGTAAACTGCTGCGTGACCGCGGTATCCAAGTAGATGTGGTCCCTCTCGCTGCCAAAGAGCGAAAAGACGCCTCCATTGAAGCGGTTCGTGTTCCAGATAAATTGTATCAAGCAGAAGCATATACGTTGGAGGTAGTCATCCGGTCTACAAGCACTGGGGTGGCTCAATTACGTGTTTTTGAGGACAATCGAGAAATGACAGCTGGGTCGGTTCAACTGAATAAAGGGGAGAACAGATTCGCCTTTCAATCGCTTGCAAAGGAACCAGGTTTTCATCGGTATCGAGCGGAAGTGTATTTGGAAGGGGATGAGCAGTCGGCCAATAATGCGCATTATGTATTCAGTCAAGTAGAAGGTCCTCCGAAAGTACTGATTGTAGAAGGGAAAGCAGGTATCTCCAAAAATGTGGAGGGAGCACTGCAGTCCGCACTTATTCCGTTTGAAACGATAGAACCTGAGCTGCTTTCCAATGATTTTGTAACGTATACCCGTTATGAAAGTATCATTTTAAACAATGTTGCTGCCACTCAAATTCCACAATTGAAAATGGAAATGATGGAGCAGGCTGTCCGAGATTACAGCGTAGGGTTGGTTATGCTTGGGGGAGATAACAGCTATGGATTGGGAGGTTATTTCAAAACGCCGATCGAGCGTGCTCTTCCTGTTTATATGGACCTACGCGGGAAGCGGGAGATACCTTCACTCGGGATTGTACTTGTTATGGATAAATCGGGCAGTATGTCAGGTGAAAAAATGAAGCTGGCTCAGGAAGCCGCTTCGCGGACAGTCGACTTACTCAGGGAAAAAGATACGCTTGGGGTACTTGGATTCGATTCTTCCCCACATTGGTATGTAGAACCGCAGAAGCTAAGTGATAAATCAGGCGTCATCCAGAAGATTAATGCGATACCCGCTGATGGCGGAACGGAGATTTATACAGCCGTAGTGGAAGCATTCGCCAAGCTTTCCAAAGTGGAAGCTCAGCGTAAACATATTATTTTGTTGACTGACGGACAATCCTCCACGACTCAGAGCTATGATGCGTTGACCGCCGATATGCAAAAAGAGAATATCACGATGTCCACTGTTGCCATCGGAACAGATGCGGATCAATCGCTGCTGAAGCAGCTAGCTGATTTGGCGAAGGGGAGGTATTACGCGGCTGTGGATCAGACGACAATCCCGGCGATTTTTAGCCGAGAAGCGGTTCTGATATCACGTACGTATGTGGTTAACCAGCCTTTCGTTCCAGCTTTAGCAGGAGGGACAGACTGGCATAGCTTTTTGGGGCAAGGACTGCCTTCGCTAAACGGATATATTGCCACAACCCCTAAAGAGGCTGCTGAAGTGGTACTCACAAGCCCGGAACCTGATCCTATTCTAGCGAGATGGCAGTATGGTTCTGGGCGCTCTGTCGCATGGACAAGTGATGTGACAGGAGCGTGGTCGGCGAACTGGGTAACATGGCCAGCCTTTTCACAAGTGCTTACTGGCATGATAAAGTGGACGTTTCCGCAATTTGAATCGTCTCCGCTGGAGCTCAACGGGCATTTGGCAGGTCGTGAGATGACCTTAGAAGCCAAAAGTGGACATATCACACTTGATGGTTCTCTTGGTGAACAAGGGGAACTTCGAGCTATCGTTACGGATGAATCTCTCGGCTCGCAAGAGATCCATTTTACGTCCACAGCACCTGGTGAATATTCAGCACAGCTATCTGTGGATAAGTCAGGCGTTTATATCGCCAAGACAGAACTGCTCGCAGCCGGCAGCGAAGAGGGGGCCGAGAAGCGGGTCATCGGCAGCTCGACTTCCGGCTTCGTGATTCCTTATTCTCCGGAATATCGGATCACGGACGGACAGGGCCTCAGTAAGCTCCAACAGCTTGCTGAGCTTACAGGCGGCCGGATGCTCTCGTTAGAGCATCCGGAGGAAGCCTTCGCCTTCGCTTCTGCCGCGCAGAAGCGATTGACCCCCATCAGCGAGTACCTGCTGATGGCGGCGCTCGCGCTGCTGCTGATGGACATCGCAGCGCGGCGCGTGGCTCTGCCGCCCGGCCTGTGGGCCCGGGCGTTCGCGTGGAGGCTGGCCGCTCCTGCGGGCCAGCCACAGCAGGCGGAGACGCCGCTGGCGCGTCTCCGCGAGCGCAAGCAGCTTGCGGAGCACAAGCTGCAGCGTAAGAACGAGCGCTCTGCCGTAGGCAGCGCTCCATCACCAGCCGTGGCTGCACCGCCGCGGCCTACCTTGGAGCAGCGCGAAGCTGCTCCAGAGCCCGTACCCCCGGCGCCGAATAGTGCGCCGCCGGACAGCATGAGCCGTTTGCTCGAAGCCAAACGGCGAGGCCGCAAATAG
- a CDS encoding BatA and WFA domain-containing protein: MQFASLSGLWFSLSIPFILVLYLLKRRYIDTEVSSHMLWRRVLREQETNRPWQRLSRQLLLLLQLLAASLLVLALMQPIIRGQQTAKSHIFFVLDASASMQTSTERGTRLEEAKQSILTYAREEAQNRSYSLLVMKDQPELLLQRESNLSSLQAALNKVAPFYGKTNVQEALSLASALTREEFGGEVRIYTDNQWVDNAEGIIFSIPVSIQEPEIQRRTGDDVTNQPVNVAITQFGVKEVQDAAEFKAVAVLQNWGATNVSVKATLYADSQAVRTDSLNLKGGEQKSIYADKLTRADVYKLQLEGKDVLEADNTAYAFPEGTGRVQAAYVGEGNLFLEKALTLAKTDVLRIQKSNDGTYPPPLGLTPDLIIVDGVTESALQSDDWQRLLTSKPVWRFASSAKTDLEPQQTISASPFSIMDHPITRYIHLSDVNVVMAQTRALKPWEKAIISSASVPLLLAGTEEGIPNLAFTFSLEQSDLALRSEFPILVQNAVAWLTQHHGGNLGRITAGDRKEIVLHPEATKAIWKTTMEVGKEEEAERNEDALSSMQTAPKLPGLYEFVEYNTGGHIVQTRLLEVVMDARESNVNRKVENKLVFKPGSEVDVGVDRSKDILLGNTMLIPWLIVILLVLLVLEWEVYRRGYSV, from the coding sequence ATGCAATTCGCATCGTTAAGCGGGTTATGGTTCTCGCTTTCAATCCCCTTTATCCTGGTGCTTTATTTGTTAAAACGCCGTTATATCGATACAGAAGTATCCAGCCATATGCTTTGGCGGCGTGTTCTTCGTGAGCAGGAGACCAATCGGCCATGGCAGCGTCTAAGCCGACAATTATTACTCCTGCTTCAGCTGCTTGCAGCGTCATTACTGGTACTTGCCTTGATGCAGCCGATTATCCGTGGCCAGCAAACTGCGAAATCACATATTTTTTTCGTGTTAGATGCTTCAGCGAGTATGCAAACATCAACGGAACGAGGAACAAGGTTAGAAGAAGCGAAGCAAAGTATCTTAACTTACGCACGCGAGGAAGCCCAGAATCGTAGCTACTCGCTTTTAGTCATGAAAGATCAACCAGAATTGCTTCTACAACGTGAATCAAATCTGTCCTCACTACAAGCCGCTTTGAATAAGGTTGCTCCCTTTTACGGCAAAACGAATGTACAGGAAGCCTTGTCTCTAGCCTCTGCTCTAACGAGGGAAGAATTCGGTGGGGAAGTACGTATTTATACGGATAACCAATGGGTCGATAATGCCGAAGGGATTATCTTTTCAATCCCAGTCAGCATTCAGGAACCTGAGATTCAGAGACGAACAGGTGACGATGTCACCAACCAACCTGTGAATGTGGCGATTACTCAATTCGGTGTTAAAGAAGTTCAGGATGCAGCGGAATTTAAGGCTGTTGCCGTATTGCAAAATTGGGGGGCTACGAATGTTTCTGTCAAAGCAACGCTTTACGCGGATTCGCAAGCAGTTCGAACGGATTCCCTAAACCTTAAGGGAGGCGAGCAAAAGTCAATCTACGCAGATAAGCTGACTCGGGCTGATGTGTACAAGCTGCAGCTTGAAGGAAAAGATGTATTGGAAGCTGATAATACAGCTTACGCCTTTCCTGAAGGGACTGGTCGCGTCCAAGCAGCTTATGTAGGCGAAGGCAACCTTTTCTTAGAAAAAGCACTTACTTTGGCAAAGACGGATGTTCTTCGTATACAAAAAAGCAATGACGGAACCTATCCACCGCCCTTGGGGCTAACTCCTGACCTAATTATTGTAGATGGTGTGACCGAATCAGCTTTACAATCAGATGACTGGCAGCGACTACTTACATCAAAACCAGTTTGGCGGTTTGCTTCTTCTGCAAAAACTGACTTAGAGCCTCAACAAACCATTTCAGCATCACCTTTTTCGATAATGGATCACCCCATCACGCGTTACATTCATCTGTCGGACGTGAACGTTGTTATGGCTCAGACTAGAGCGCTAAAGCCATGGGAGAAGGCCATCATTTCGTCAGCGTCCGTACCACTTCTTCTAGCAGGTACAGAAGAAGGCATACCAAATCTGGCATTTACGTTCTCGCTTGAGCAATCGGATCTTGCACTGCGTTCGGAGTTCCCCATTCTCGTTCAAAATGCTGTTGCTTGGCTGACCCAGCACCATGGTGGCAATCTAGGTCGTATTACAGCAGGGGATCGAAAAGAAATTGTTCTTCATCCGGAAGCGACGAAAGCGATCTGGAAAACAACCATGGAAGTTGGTAAAGAGGAAGAGGCAGAACGGAATGAAGACGCGCTATCCAGTATGCAGACTGCGCCTAAGCTTCCGGGTCTATATGAATTTGTTGAATACAATACAGGTGGACATATCGTACAAACTCGTCTGCTTGAAGTTGTGATGGATGCCAGGGAATCCAATGTGAATAGGAAAGTGGAAAACAAGCTGGTCTTCAAACCAGGTAGTGAAGTCGATGTCGGTGTAGATCGCAGTAAAGATATCTTACTAGGGAATACGATGTTAATTCCTTGGCTTATCGTGATCTTGCTTGTGCTGCTAGTACTGGAATGGGAGGTGTATCGCCGTGGGTATTCAGTTTGA
- a CDS encoding MFS transporter — MESLFVDEKKRKPLWTKAFLITSLSNLLLFFSFQMLIPTIPTHVSQLGGNDIHVGLVIGIFTISSLLTRPFAGRALDLFGRKHVLLVGLAICALTIAGYSYMAVVTLILAARFVHGIGWGMSTTSLGTVIADIIPAERRGEGMGYYGLSNTFAMALAPLTGLWLMQTYGFPRVLLISTLLALLSLFSSLFITYTKPMPVRKPLSRPSKDEQPRLEVDFIANKKAVFGNRKLISYVDEKSAQRPKLMDRLWERTAMLPSVLLLCTAICYGGIVTFITLFGHEAGISNVGWFFLCNASMVLIVRPITGMLFDRKGPEWVLLPGALFTLAGLLLLSYAHSEASLAAAAICYGIGFGSLQPALQAWTIARAAPNRRGAANGTFFSANDLGIGLGAMVLGALANLSGSYALMYRYSTVLILVFILIYGWCFWQARRGVQVAQH; from the coding sequence ATGGAATCGTTATTCGTCGATGAAAAGAAAAGAAAACCGCTTTGGACCAAAGCTTTTCTAATTACATCTCTATCCAACTTACTGCTTTTCTTTAGTTTTCAAATGCTCATACCAACAATACCTACACATGTGTCGCAATTAGGCGGAAATGATATTCATGTCGGTCTCGTCATTGGCATTTTCACGATTTCTTCACTGCTTACCCGCCCTTTTGCTGGTCGAGCACTAGATTTGTTTGGAAGAAAACATGTGCTTCTGGTTGGACTCGCGATCTGTGCGCTAACCATTGCCGGGTACTCTTATATGGCTGTTGTTACGCTTATTCTTGCTGCACGCTTTGTTCATGGGATCGGTTGGGGTATGTCCACAACCTCCTTAGGCACTGTTATAGCCGACATCATCCCGGCTGAGCGCCGTGGAGAAGGTATGGGTTATTACGGGTTGTCCAACACGTTCGCCATGGCACTCGCACCGCTTACAGGCCTATGGTTGATGCAAACCTATGGTTTCCCCCGCGTACTTTTAATCTCGACCCTATTAGCACTACTTTCTTTGTTTAGTTCTCTTTTTATTACCTATACCAAGCCGATGCCTGTGAGAAAACCTCTATCGAGGCCATCCAAAGATGAGCAACCGCGTTTAGAGGTAGATTTTATCGCCAATAAGAAAGCGGTTTTCGGGAACCGAAAACTTATATCTTATGTGGACGAAAAGTCGGCTCAAAGGCCGAAGCTTATGGATCGTTTATGGGAACGAACCGCGATGCTTCCCTCCGTTTTATTGCTATGTACAGCAATTTGCTATGGAGGAATTGTGACCTTTATTACGCTGTTCGGCCACGAAGCCGGCATTTCGAATGTCGGTTGGTTTTTCCTATGCAATGCCTCCATGGTGCTTATTGTTAGACCTATAACCGGTATGCTGTTTGATCGAAAAGGACCCGAATGGGTGCTCCTGCCCGGCGCTCTCTTTACCCTTGCTGGTCTCCTGCTTCTTTCTTATGCTCACTCAGAGGCCAGTTTGGCCGCAGCAGCGATATGCTATGGCATAGGCTTCGGATCCTTGCAGCCGGCGCTGCAGGCTTGGACCATTGCACGTGCTGCTCCGAATCGCCGCGGTGCAGCCAACGGTACCTTCTTCTCGGCCAATGACCTCGGCATTGGGTTAGGAGCGATGGTTTTGGGAGCTCTCGCTAACCTAAGCGGGAGTTATGCGTTGATGTACCGTTACTCGACTGTACTTATTCTTGTTTTCATCCTTATTTATGGATGGTGCTTTTGGCAAGCTCGACGAGGCGTTCAGGTGGCACAGCACTAA
- a CDS encoding DUF58 domain-containing protein has translation MSSGANLLDPTLMRRLDQMSIAAKNRIRGTMQGKKRSRDMGTSMEFADYRLYTPGDDTRQLDWHVFGRTGKPFIKLFMDEQELQVNLWLDASKSMDFGRGEGEASLRLSKWEYARQLAAGVGYMSLNRFDRVSAAAFTTQMTKQQKRLRGKGSSLRLFEFLASCQTEGTGDIGAVFRNPSILPRQAGMTWLFSDFLYEQGIEESLKYLLAAKQEVVAVQVLAPEELNPNLTGELRLIDSESGAAREVAMSSKVLQAYREAALQYTQTLRAFCYERGITYLLAVTNVPPGDFLLGELRRSGLIR, from the coding sequence ATGAGCAGTGGAGCGAATTTACTTGACCCTACGCTTATGCGTCGGCTGGATCAAATGAGTATAGCTGCAAAAAACCGAATACGTGGGACGATGCAGGGGAAAAAGCGATCAAGGGATATGGGTACTTCCATGGAGTTTGCGGATTATCGTTTATATACGCCTGGTGATGATACACGGCAGCTAGATTGGCATGTTTTTGGTAGAACGGGTAAGCCGTTTATCAAGCTTTTTATGGATGAACAGGAGCTGCAGGTCAATTTGTGGTTAGATGCATCCAAATCGATGGATTTTGGCAGAGGAGAGGGGGAAGCCAGCCTTCGGCTCTCCAAATGGGAGTATGCAAGACAATTGGCAGCAGGAGTTGGTTATATGTCATTGAACCGTTTTGACCGTGTAAGCGCGGCTGCTTTTACAACACAGATGACCAAGCAACAGAAACGACTTCGTGGAAAAGGCAGCTCTTTAAGGCTTTTTGAATTCTTGGCTAGTTGTCAAACGGAGGGAACCGGAGATATTGGGGCTGTATTTCGAAATCCATCCATTTTACCGCGGCAAGCGGGGATGACTTGGTTATTTTCAGATTTTTTGTATGAGCAGGGCATTGAAGAATCGTTAAAATACTTGCTTGCTGCGAAGCAAGAAGTGGTTGCCGTCCAAGTCCTTGCCCCCGAGGAACTTAACCCAAACCTTACAGGGGAGTTGCGCTTAATTGACAGTGAGTCTGGAGCAGCCAGGGAAGTAGCGATGAGCAGTAAAGTGCTGCAAGCCTACAGAGAAGCTGCTTTGCAATATACGCAAACGCTAAGGGCATTTTGTTATGAACGCGGCATCACTTATCTGCTAGCCGTTACCAATGTTCCTCCAGGTGATTTTCTACTTGGTGAGCTTCGTCGCAGCGGATTGATTCGTTGA
- a CDS encoding MoxR family ATPase, translating into MVDSKEQFDAWGSAVSQMKEQIGRVIVGQQEVVAQLLWCILAGGHALIEGIPGLGKTMLIKTIADTVDLSFTRIQFTPDLMPADITGTNVIQFGTKGETSYKFQKGPLFGHVVLADEINRATPKTQSALLEAMQEKTVTVGSETYQLPSPFFVLATQNPLEQEGTYPLPEAQLDRFLLKINVTYPTKSELKEIVLRTTSAKQQQAEKVADGDLLRDIQLGLKEILVAEDILDYAVQLLMNTHPEEATAPEEVKQYIRFGSGPRGVQSMIAVAKVRAFLAGRFHVSKNDLNVVAVPALRHRLFLNFEGQAMGISPDKIIQAIISSMENRP; encoded by the coding sequence ATGGTCGATTCGAAAGAGCAATTTGATGCGTGGGGATCAGCAGTCAGCCAGATGAAGGAACAGATCGGTCGTGTGATCGTTGGCCAGCAAGAGGTTGTGGCACAATTGCTATGGTGCATATTGGCGGGAGGACATGCTCTCATTGAAGGAATTCCCGGTCTCGGCAAAACGATGCTCATAAAAACGATCGCAGATACCGTAGACCTTAGCTTTACACGTATTCAATTTACGCCTGATTTGATGCCGGCCGATATTACGGGGACGAATGTCATTCAGTTTGGAACGAAAGGCGAGACGTCCTATAAATTTCAAAAAGGCCCTCTATTCGGCCATGTTGTGCTCGCTGATGAGATTAATCGCGCAACACCGAAGACTCAGAGTGCCCTCCTTGAAGCAATGCAGGAGAAAACAGTTACCGTTGGTTCAGAAACCTACCAGCTGCCTTCTCCTTTTTTCGTCTTAGCTACGCAAAATCCGCTAGAGCAGGAAGGTACTTATCCGCTGCCGGAAGCACAGCTTGATCGGTTTCTTCTAAAAATTAACGTAACCTATCCAACTAAAAGCGAGTTGAAAGAAATTGTCCTGCGCACAACATCAGCGAAGCAGCAGCAAGCGGAGAAAGTGGCGGATGGCGATCTTTTACGAGATATTCAACTGGGGTTGAAAGAAATTCTTGTCGCTGAAGACATACTTGATTATGCGGTTCAACTGCTGATGAATACGCATCCTGAAGAAGCGACGGCGCCCGAAGAGGTCAAACAATATATTCGTTTTGGCTCAGGTCCCAGAGGCGTTCAGTCTATGATTGCGGTAGCGAAAGTGAGAGCTTTTCTAGCGGGTCGTTTTCATGTTTCCAAAAATGATTTGAATGTGGTAGCTGTTCCTGCCTTGCGTCATCGTCTTTTTCTGAACTTTGAAGGTCAAGCTATGGGGATTTCACCAGATAAGATCATTCAAGCAATTATCAGTTCGATGGAGAATAGACCATGA
- a CDS encoding ABC transporter permease, whose product MNSKLNWINPVMEKEFRLRMRTIRSPISILVYLIAIGLFALGFAYINMSNQQAGVLNAARSSELFYFLSGAQLVLIAFMTPGLTAGVVSGEREKQTLNMLLTTQQSSGTIILSKLFASLSFMLLTVVATMPLYSIVFLYGGVSPKQVLSVFVFYVFVMLLFGAVGIFFSTILKKTVISVIATYGFVLFVFGFTALAGLFFGNLGRQGMNEEILGYFLSFNPMAILASLMVPDFAKELFKGHKLLQMWHIFVGSYTVLLIFLIWLSVRYLRPIMKRKK is encoded by the coding sequence ATGAACAGCAAGTTAAATTGGATTAATCCTGTCATGGAAAAAGAATTTCGCTTGCGCATGCGGACGATTCGATCTCCGATCTCAATTCTGGTTTATCTGATAGCCATTGGCCTGTTTGCCCTTGGATTTGCTTATATAAACATGAGTAACCAGCAGGCAGGGGTGCTTAATGCAGCGAGAAGCAGTGAACTATTTTACTTTCTAAGCGGAGCGCAGCTTGTCTTGATCGCTTTTATGACGCCTGGTTTAACAGCTGGGGTTGTAAGCGGAGAACGTGAAAAACAGACATTAAACATGCTGCTTACGACACAGCAGAGTTCGGGGACGATTATTCTCAGTAAGCTGTTTGCTTCCCTTAGTTTCATGCTGTTGACGGTAGTGGCTACGATGCCATTGTACAGTATTGTTTTCTTATATGGGGGCGTCTCTCCAAAACAAGTTCTCTCTGTATTTGTTTTTTATGTATTTGTTATGCTTCTCTTTGGTGCTGTTGGGATTTTCTTCTCTACAATTCTAAAGAAGACGGTTATCTCCGTGATAGCGACCTATGGTTTTGTACTTTTTGTTTTTGGGTTTACAGCTCTTGCTGGCCTTTTCTTCGGTAATCTAGGAAGGCAAGGGATGAATGAGGAAATACTTGGTTATTTCCTGAGTTTTAACCCGATGGCTATCCTGGCAAGTTTGATGGTTCCTGATTTTGCCAAGGAATTGTTTAAAGGGCATAAGCTGCTGCAAATGTGGCATATTTTCGTTGGCAGCTACACGGTTCTCCTGATTTTCCTAATCTGGCTTAGTGTGAGGTATTTAAGGCCGATTATGAAACGGAAGAAATAG